One Bacillus sp. 1780r2a1 DNA segment encodes these proteins:
- a CDS encoding OsmC family protein — protein MEFKMQEVGFSTDLPFGNLQVAGDDEYGFRPFQLMVSSIAVCSGGVLRKILEKKRIEVKDIHISADVTRNEKEANRIESIHLHYKISGENLPHDKIEKSIELARKNCSMLQSVVNSINVMETFELIA, from the coding sequence ATGGAATTTAAAATGCAAGAAGTTGGTTTCTCAACAGATTTACCATTTGGGAATTTGCAGGTGGCAGGAGATGATGAATACGGCTTTCGTCCGTTTCAGCTAATGGTTTCATCCATTGCGGTTTGTAGCGGTGGCGTTCTTCGTAAAATATTAGAAAAGAAGCGCATTGAAGTGAAAGATATTCACATTTCAGCAGACGTGACGCGAAATGAAAAAGAAGCAAATCGCATTGAAAGCATCCATTTACACTATAAAATTAGCGGTGAAAATCTTCCGCACGATAAAATTGAAAAATCAATTGAACTTGCTAGAAAGAATTGTTCAATGCTTCAATCTGTTGTTAACAGCATCAATGTAATGGAAACATTTGAGTTGATCGCATAA
- a CDS encoding DUF1128 domain-containing protein → MDLSVKSPENITFMIDQISEKLRMLNIGAIKGDAFDEEMYEDLKYLYEMVMRKDSFSPSEMQAIAEELGALRKQA, encoded by the coding sequence GTGGATTTATCAGTAAAGTCTCCAGAAAACATTACGTTTATGATTGATCAAATTAGCGAAAAGCTTCGCATGTTAAACATCGGTGCAATTAAAGGCGATGCGTTTGATGAAGAAATGTACGAGGATTTAAAATATTTATATGAAATGGTTATGCGTAAAGATTCATTCAGTCCAAGTGAAATGCAAGCAATTGCAGAAGAATTAGGGGCATTACGCAAGCAAGCTTAA
- a CDS encoding heavy metal translocating P-type ATPase → MEQTLAKKQENQSASSFLAGMQAHGELIAALVSGVLILAAWLLSKQDASTLSITLFVLAYVIGGFAKAKEGIEETIENKELNVEMLMIIAAVGAAVIGYWTEGAMLIFIFALSGALETYTMNKSSREISALMDLQPQEATRLNGDHEEVVAISELRVNDTLLVKPGERVPVDGIVLSGETTIDQAAITGESVPILKTADEEVFAGTVNLKGAIVIQMTKPSTETLFQKIIQLVQSAQSEKSPSQLFIERFEGTYVKVVLSVVAIMLFLPHYVLGWSWTETFYRAMILLVVASPCALVASITPASLSAISNGARKGILFKGGVHLERLNHLNAVAFDKTGTLTKGKPEVTDVLVRDGVSEDEFLIKIASIERHSNHPLAQSIVQFAKDKKNLQLLQPESLEDVPGFGVIGTIQGKQWKIGKADFIGKNDAMSFKDGSATALASEGKTVVYARDEHGVIGILALKDVVRTEAVEAIKVLKSLGIHTVMITGDSEKTAEAIAKECMVDEYISECLPETKVDKVKELKEKYSTVAMVGDGINDAPALATSNVGIAMGEGTDVALETADVVLMKNNLSRIADAVKLSKRMNSIVKQNVIFSISVIFLLIASNFLQVLDMPFGVIGHEGSTILVILNGLRLLKS, encoded by the coding sequence ATGGAACAAACATTAGCAAAAAAACAAGAGAATCAATCAGCTTCTTCGTTCCTTGCTGGCATGCAGGCACACGGCGAATTGATTGCTGCTCTTGTAAGCGGCGTGCTTATTTTAGCTGCTTGGCTTTTATCAAAACAAGATGCTTCGACCTTATCTATTACGTTATTCGTGCTTGCTTATGTTATTGGCGGATTTGCCAAAGCTAAAGAAGGCATTGAAGAAACAATTGAAAATAAAGAACTAAACGTAGAAATGCTGATGATTATTGCAGCTGTTGGTGCCGCTGTAATTGGTTACTGGACAGAGGGTGCCATGCTTATCTTTATTTTTGCATTAAGCGGAGCGCTTGAAACATACACCATGAATAAAAGCAGTCGCGAAATCAGTGCTTTAATGGATTTACAGCCTCAAGAAGCAACTCGTTTAAACGGGGATCATGAAGAAGTCGTAGCTATTTCTGAACTACGAGTAAACGATACTTTACTTGTGAAGCCTGGTGAACGCGTACCTGTAGATGGCATTGTCTTATCAGGTGAAACAACAATTGATCAGGCTGCGATTACCGGTGAATCAGTTCCCATTTTAAAAACGGCTGATGAAGAAGTATTTGCAGGTACGGTAAATTTAAAAGGCGCTATCGTCATTCAAATGACAAAGCCAAGTACGGAAACGCTATTCCAAAAGATTATTCAGCTTGTTCAAAGTGCCCAAAGCGAGAAATCACCTTCTCAGCTATTCATTGAACGATTTGAAGGAACCTATGTAAAAGTGGTTCTATCCGTTGTTGCCATCATGCTATTCCTTCCTCACTATGTTCTTGGGTGGAGTTGGACTGAAACATTTTACAGAGCGATGATTTTACTGGTTGTCGCCTCTCCTTGTGCACTTGTAGCGTCTATTACGCCAGCTTCTCTGTCAGCTATTTCAAACGGAGCCCGTAAAGGAATCTTATTTAAAGGGGGCGTACATTTAGAGCGATTAAACCATTTAAACGCTGTTGCATTTGACAAAACCGGGACGCTTACGAAAGGAAAGCCTGAGGTAACGGATGTACTTGTTCGTGACGGCGTTTCTGAAGATGAGTTTTTAATTAAAATTGCTTCAATTGAACGTCATTCAAACCATCCGCTTGCTCAATCAATTGTACAATTTGCAAAAGATAAAAAAAACCTTCAGTTACTTCAACCTGAATCTCTTGAAGATGTTCCGGGATTTGGTGTTATTGGTACCATTCAAGGTAAGCAGTGGAAGATTGGAAAAGCAGATTTTATTGGCAAGAACGATGCAATGTCCTTTAAGGACGGTTCTGCAACGGCTCTTGCTTCGGAGGGAAAAACTGTTGTTTATGCAAGAGATGAACACGGCGTTATTGGAATCCTAGCATTAAAAGACGTGGTGCGAACAGAAGCAGTCGAAGCAATTAAAGTCCTGAAATCTTTAGGTATCCACACGGTTATGATTACGGGAGATAGTGAAAAAACAGCGGAAGCCATTGCAAAAGAATGCATGGTAGATGAATATATTTCTGAATGCTTGCCTGAAACAAAGGTGGATAAAGTAAAGGAATTAAAAGAAAAATATTCGACTGTAGCTATGGTTGGAGACGGAATTAACGACGCTCCGGCTCTTGCTACTTCCAATGTTGGAATTGCTATGGGAGAAGGTACAGACGTTGCATTAGAAACGGCTGACGTTGTATTAATGAAAAATAATCTATCTAGAATTGCCGATGCTGTTAAATTATCTAAGCGAATGAACAGCATTGTTAAGCAAAACGTTATTTTTTCAATCAGCGTTATTTTCTTATTAATCGCATCAAACTTCCTTCAAGTTCTCGATATGCCTTTTGGCGTGATTGGACATGAGGGGAGCACAATTCTCGTTATCTTAAATGGACTGCGTTTATTAAAGTCTTAA
- a CDS encoding YihY/virulence factor BrkB family protein, which produces MADTAKIVAFIKELAARIHNDELPSLSAELAYYLLLSLFPFLIFLITLIGFLPVQAPDLLGLVESFAPDQAMSMIENNLDNIIGSHNGKLLSFGIIATMWSASNGINAIVRAFNRAYHVQENRPFLVARGMAVLLTFAMIFVIIVALLLPVFGHMVGFYLFSTFGLSETFLSLWAASRWIISGVILFIVFMGLYYFAPNKRLTLKNVVQGAVFATIGWTVVSFIFSYYVNNFGNYTATYGSLGGIIVLLIWLYLSGMIIVIGGEINAIFYERKKAIKA; this is translated from the coding sequence ATGGCCGACACAGCAAAGATTGTAGCTTTTATAAAAGAATTAGCAGCTCGCATTCATAACGATGAACTGCCAAGCCTGTCAGCGGAGCTAGCGTACTATCTGTTGTTATCCCTTTTTCCATTCTTAATCTTTCTCATTACGCTTATTGGCTTTTTACCCGTTCAGGCCCCTGATTTATTAGGGCTTGTTGAAAGTTTTGCGCCAGATCAAGCAATGAGCATGATTGAAAACAATCTAGATAATATTATAGGCTCTCATAACGGAAAGCTGTTATCGTTTGGAATCATCGCGACAATGTGGTCAGCGTCTAACGGAATTAATGCTATTGTCCGAGCGTTTAACCGTGCTTACCATGTACAAGAGAACCGTCCTTTTCTAGTGGCAAGGGGCATGGCTGTATTACTAACGTTTGCGATGATTTTCGTGATTATTGTGGCGCTGTTGTTGCCTGTGTTTGGTCATATGGTCGGCTTTTACCTATTCTCAACTTTTGGGCTATCTGAAACCTTTTTATCACTATGGGCCGCTTCTAGGTGGATTATTAGCGGCGTTATCTTATTTATTGTGTTTATGGGGCTATACTATTTTGCTCCTAATAAGCGCTTGACTTTAAAGAACGTTGTACAAGGAGCTGTTTTTGCAACGATTGGTTGGACAGTTGTGTCGTTTATTTTCTCTTATTACGTTAATAATTTTGGAAACTATACGGCGACATACGGAAGCTTAGGCGGCATTATTGTGTTGCTGATTTGGCTGTATTTATCAGGGATGATTATTGTCATTGGTGGAGAAATTAACGCCATTTTTTATGAGCGAAAAAAAGCAATCAAAGCATAA
- a CDS encoding MFS transporter, whose product MNRTLRTRFWVLVSLVAISGFSQGMLLPLIAIIFEKDGVSSTLNGLNAAGLYIGILLASPFMEPLLRNYGYKPIIMWGGALVILSLFLFPLWKSVTFWFLLRLAIGIGDHALHFATQTWITAFSPVEKRGRNISLYGLSFGIGFAVGPLMANLVNVSESLPFIFSAFICFITWAFLFLLKNEIPTGDEEISTMSFAATMKRFSQAIKYGWIAFLPPLGYGFLESSLNGSFPIYGLRIGLNVEFISLLLTSFAVGGIIFQLPLGMLSDKYGRKFVLHWILFLGSGAFLLATLLESTTIPLLTCLFIGGMLLGSTFSLGISYMTDLMPNSLLPTGNLLCGIAFSVGSLAGPYLGGTFIGLFEGLSFFVVISSILFLIFLCVFLFGTSVPSYKKTTLSK is encoded by the coding sequence ATGAACAGAACGTTACGAACACGATTTTGGGTCTTGGTTAGCCTAGTAGCGATTTCTGGCTTTAGTCAAGGTATGTTGTTACCACTTATTGCTATTATCTTTGAAAAAGATGGGGTATCATCGACTTTAAATGGATTAAACGCTGCTGGCTTATATATTGGTATTTTACTGGCATCTCCATTTATGGAGCCACTCTTACGAAATTATGGCTATAAACCGATTATCATGTGGGGAGGAGCTTTAGTAATCTTATCCCTCTTTTTGTTTCCACTTTGGAAATCGGTTACGTTTTGGTTTTTGCTTCGTCTCGCAATTGGAATTGGGGATCATGCTCTTCACTTTGCTACGCAAACATGGATTACAGCATTTTCACCTGTTGAAAAGCGCGGACGGAACATCTCACTGTACGGCCTTTCCTTTGGCATTGGTTTTGCGGTCGGTCCTTTGATGGCCAATTTGGTTAACGTAAGTGAATCGTTGCCGTTTATTTTTTCAGCATTCATTTGCTTCATCACATGGGCATTTTTATTTTTATTAAAAAATGAAATTCCAACGGGTGATGAAGAAATAAGTACAATGTCTTTTGCTGCAACAATGAAGCGCTTTTCACAAGCCATAAAATACGGTTGGATTGCGTTTTTACCACCGCTTGGTTACGGGTTCTTAGAGTCGTCACTGAATGGAAGCTTTCCGATTTACGGATTGCGAATTGGTTTAAACGTAGAATTTATTTCACTTTTGCTAACCTCTTTCGCAGTCGGCGGTATTATATTTCAGCTCCCTCTTGGCATGCTGAGTGATAAATATGGACGAAAGTTTGTTCTTCACTGGATTTTATTTTTAGGCTCTGGAGCATTTTTATTGGCAACGCTACTAGAATCCACAACAATTCCACTATTAACTTGCTTATTTATCGGAGGGATGCTCCTTGGCTCTACGTTTAGTCTAGGAATCAGTTATATGACAGATCTCATGCCAAATTCGCTGCTACCAACAGGCAACTTGCTGTGTGGAATTGCCTTTAGCGTTGGAAGCTTAGCGGGACCGTACCTAGGTGGAACTTTTATTGGGCTGTTTGAAGGTTTAAGCTTTTTTGTCGTTATTAGTTCTATACTATTTTTAATTTTCCTGTGCGTCTTTTTGTTTGGCACATCCGTGCCAAGCTACAAAAAGACTACCTTATCAAAATGA
- a CDS encoding cation diffusion facilitator family transporter: MSHHHHHHHGHDHHGHHHFDRQREGNQKGLLIALCITAGIMILEFIGGLVTNSLALLSDSGHMLSDTSSLALSLVAIWFANRAASSEKTYGYYRFEVLAALFNGVTLFVIAGFIIYEAYERVLHPQTVASGMMMVIAAIGLGANLLSAWSLLRQGDVKDNVNLRSAYLHVLGDALGSVGALVAGLLMLLFNWYIADPIISVVVALLILKSAWGVLTHSVHILMEGSPAHVDTNEIKELLKEIDGVKDVHDIHVWTITSGLHSFSCHLQVSDDQDCQAILQKALNLVKEQCGIEHSTIQVEKSGLEHGELKV; this comes from the coding sequence ATGAGTCACCACCATCATCACCATCACGGCCATGACCACCATGGGCATCATCATTTTGACAGGCAGCGTGAGGGCAACCAAAAAGGACTTCTTATTGCTTTATGTATTACAGCAGGTATTATGATTTTAGAATTCATTGGAGGACTTGTGACAAACAGCTTGGCACTCCTATCCGACAGTGGGCATATGCTTTCGGATACAAGTTCACTAGCACTAAGCCTTGTAGCTATTTGGTTTGCAAACCGTGCAGCTTCATCGGAAAAAACGTACGGATACTATCGATTCGAAGTGTTGGCTGCCTTATTTAACGGAGTAACTCTCTTTGTTATCGCAGGTTTTATTATCTATGAAGCCTATGAACGCGTGCTGCATCCTCAAACGGTTGCGAGCGGTATGATGATGGTTATCGCAGCTATTGGTCTAGGTGCTAACCTGCTTAGTGCTTGGTCGCTTTTACGACAAGGCGACGTAAAAGATAACGTTAATTTGCGAAGTGCATATCTGCACGTGTTAGGAGATGCTTTAGGTTCTGTTGGCGCTTTAGTTGCCGGGTTACTCATGCTTTTATTTAATTGGTATATTGCCGACCCTATTATTTCTGTGGTGGTAGCACTCTTGATTTTAAAAAGTGCTTGGGGAGTCTTAACTCATAGCGTTCATATTTTAATGGAGGGTTCACCTGCACACGTAGATACAAACGAAATTAAGGAGTTACTTAAAGAAATTGATGGTGTAAAAGATGTTCACGATATTCATGTATGGACGATTACATCTGGACTTCATTCTTTTAGCTGTCATTTACAAGTAAGTGACGACCAGGATTGTCAGGCTATTTTACAAAAGGCACTGAACTTAGTGAAGGAGCAGTGTGGTATTGAGCATTCGACGATTCAAGTTGAGAAGTCAGGACTTGAGCACGGTGAGCTGAAGGTATAG
- a CDS encoding low molecular weight phosphotyrosine protein phosphatase, with protein sequence MVKVLFVCLGNICRSPMAEAIFRKLVKDKGLEKQIEVDSAGTGNWHEGKPPHEGTLSILTDNKIDVTGLKARQVIEEDLNQFDYIIGMDAENVGNLRRMAGHRRDVRIERLLDYVPHLFVENVPDPYYTGNFDEVYDLVTAGCKQLVEEIITEHKLS encoded by the coding sequence ATGGTTAAAGTACTATTTGTATGTCTTGGAAACATTTGTCGCTCTCCAATGGCAGAAGCAATCTTTCGAAAGCTCGTAAAAGACAAAGGACTTGAGAAGCAAATTGAGGTTGATTCAGCTGGAACAGGAAATTGGCATGAGGGCAAGCCACCCCATGAAGGAACGCTTAGCATCTTAACAGATAATAAAATTGACGTTACAGGTTTAAAAGCGCGCCAAGTTATTGAAGAAGATCTGAATCAGTTTGATTACATTATTGGCATGGACGCTGAAAATGTGGGGAACTTAAGACGTATGGCTGGACATCGTCGTGATGTACGCATTGAACGTCTGTTAGATTATGTCCCACATTTATTCGTTGAGAACGTTCCTGACCCTTATTATACGGGGAACTTTGACGAGGTATACGATCTGGTTACGGCAGGATGTAAGCAGTTAGTAGAAGAAATTATAACAGAGCATAAATTAAGTTAA
- a CDS encoding BH0509 family protein: MSRQERKNMIMFIETIKGFDRETLMYMTDADIEHVYSSAYRLYEEHLDM; this comes from the coding sequence ATGAGCAGACAAGAACGCAAGAATATGATTATGTTTATTGAAACAATTAAGGGGTTTGATCGTGAGACATTAATGTATATGACGGACGCTGACATCGAACATGTTTATTCTTCTGCATATCGACTGTATGAAGAACACTTAGATATGTAA
- a CDS encoding metalloregulator ArsR/SmtB family transcription factor encodes MKREDHHFLSARTVDEASRMLKAISDPTRMKILYLLFQEECSVGHMTEVLNISQSAVSHQLSYLRNLRLVKYRREGNTYFYTYADEHVVGILNQVIQHIECVHEE; translated from the coding sequence ATGAAAAGAGAAGACCATCACTTTTTATCGGCCAGAACGGTCGATGAAGCGTCTCGCATGCTAAAAGCAATTTCTGATCCTACAAGAATGAAAATTTTATATTTACTGTTTCAAGAAGAGTGTTCCGTTGGCCATATGACAGAAGTATTAAACATTTCACAATCCGCTGTATCCCACCAGCTAAGCTATTTGCGAAATTTACGATTAGTGAAATACAGAAGAGAAGGGAATACATACTTTTACACATATGCCGACGAACATGTTGTAGGTATTTTAAATCAAGTGATTCAGCACATTGAATGCGTGCACGAAGAATAG
- a CDS encoding phage shock protein B, whose translation MGLLIVSLLGIAIVLLILSFRKTKQAQTHTDQQLEQLTLTIGQEMNELNDRIRTLEIDAAITAEKSGVLGLESPERKDLRNMIDMHKRGYSSESIAGRMKGYTQQEVEQMLAPYTKKKDEGSMMA comes from the coding sequence ATGGGATTACTTATAGTTAGTTTACTAGGAATAGCTATTGTATTGCTTATTCTATCTTTCAGAAAAACAAAACAAGCACAAACTCATACAGATCAGCAGCTAGAACAGTTGACGCTGACCATTGGACAAGAAATGAATGAATTGAATGACCGTATTCGTACTCTTGAAATTGATGCGGCGATTACAGCAGAAAAATCAGGTGTATTAGGTCTAGAATCACCTGAGCGTAAAGATCTTCGCAATATGATTGACATGCATAAGCGCGGTTATTCATCTGAAAGCATTGCAGGACGAATGAAAGGCTATACGCAACAAGAAGTGGAACAAATGCTGGCTCCTTACACAAAGAAGAAAGATGAAGGGAGCATGATGGCATAA
- a CDS encoding YtxH domain-containing protein — MSQGKSKLLEGIIIGAIAGAAISMLDKNTRRTVIENSKAVKNKTVHMIKHPDEVKQNLQEKYAAVRETIEQVSDDVSFLTTQVEQLKKTTPQVLDVVKTTKETFSHKYGQDEQE; from the coding sequence ATGAGTCAAGGAAAAAGCAAACTACTTGAAGGGATTATTATTGGAGCAATCGCTGGTGCTGCAATTTCAATGCTTGACAAAAATACGCGTAGAACGGTTATTGAAAACAGTAAAGCTGTTAAAAATAAGACGGTACATATGATTAAACATCCAGATGAGGTAAAGCAAAACCTTCAAGAAAAATATGCTGCCGTGCGTGAAACAATTGAGCAAGTATCCGATGACGTTTCCTTTCTAACGACACAGGTGGAGCAACTTAAGAAAACAACTCCCCAAGTGCTAGACGTAGTAAAAACAACAAAGGAGACTTTCTCACATAAGTATGGCCAAGATGAACAGGAATAA